The proteins below come from a single Zea mays cultivar B73 chromosome 8, Zm-B73-REFERENCE-NAM-5.0, whole genome shotgun sequence genomic window:
- the LOC103635254 gene encoding peroxidase 72: MKKGAMASLVPLVVALLLCPSSSLAMASGAGPAQWGKKLDPHFYDQSCPHAQHIVASIVGKAHHQDPRMAASLLRLHFHDCFVKGCDASLLLDSSGSIVSEKRSNPNRDSARGFEVIDEIKAALEAACPATVSCADILALAARDSTVMTGGPGWIVPLGRRDSRGASVQGSNNDIPAPNNTLPTIITKFKLQGLDIVDLVALLGSHTIGDSRCTSFRQRLYNQTGNGLPDFTLDASYAAALRPRCPRSGGDQNLFFLDPVTPFKFDNQYYKNILAYRGLLSSDEVLLTGSGATADLVKLYAANQDIFFQHFARSIVKMGNISPLTGANGEIRKNCRRVNHA; the protein is encoded by the exons ATGAAGAAGGGAGCAATGGCCTCATTGGTCCCTCTGGTTGTTGCGCTCCTCTTGTGCCCGTCGTCGTCGCTGGCAATGGCATCCGGCGCCGGCCCTGCGCAGTGGGGGAAGAAGCTGGACCCGCACTTCTACGACCAGTCGTGCCCTCACGCGCAGCACATCGTGGCGTCCATCGTGGGGAAGGCGCACCACCAGGACCCCCGCATGGCCGCCTCCCTCCTCCGCCTCCACTTCCACGACTGCTTCGTCAAG GGCTGCGACGCTTCGCTGCTGCTGGACAGCAGCGGGTCCATCGTGAGCGAAAAGCGGTCCAACCCCAACCGGGACTCCGCCAGGGGCTTCGAGGTCATCGACGAGATCAAGGCCGCGCTCGAGGCTGCCTGCCCGGCCACCGTCTCCTGCGCCGACATCCTGGCGCTTGCAGCCCGCGACTCCACCGTCATG ACTGGCGGCCCTGGGTGGATCGTGCCGCTGGGGCGGAGGGACTCCCGTGGCGCTAGCGTGCAGGGCTCCAACAACGACATCCCTGCTCCCAACAACACTCTCCCCACCATCATCACAAAGTTCAAGCTCCAGGGCCTCGACATCGTCGACCTCGTCGCACTCCTCG GTAGCCACACCATCGGCGACTCCCGGTGCACAAGCTTCCGGCAGCGCCTGTACAACCAGACGGGGAACGGCCTCCCGGACTTCACCCTGGACGCGTCCTACGCGGCCGCGctacgcccgcgctgcccgcggtCGGGGGGTGACCAGAACCTCTTCTTCCTCGACCCCGTCACGCCCTTCAAGTTCGACAACCAGTACTACAAAAACATCCTCGCCTACCGTGGCCTCCTCAGCTCCGACGAGGTGCTCCTCACCGGCAGCGGAGCCACCGCTGACCTTGTCAAGCTCTACGCCGCCAACCAGGATATCTTCTTCCAGCACTTCGCGCGCTCCATTGTCAAGATGGGCAACATCTCGCCGCTCACCGGGGCCAATGGCGAGATCAGGAAGAACTGCAGGAGGGTCAACCACGCCTGA